A stretch of the Rhinoderma darwinii isolate aRhiDar2 chromosome 3, aRhiDar2.hap1, whole genome shotgun sequence genome encodes the following:
- the LOC142751040 gene encoding ADP-ribosylation factor-like protein 3 → MGEVQKGLLSLAAELRKVEDLEENVIRIVLLGLDNAGKTTILTRLALEEVSNITPTQGFNIKSVQSQGLKLSVWDIGGQRTIRAHWKKYLGNTDLLIYVVDSADRKRFEETGQELAELIEEDSLLGVPILVFANKQDLLTAAPAADIAAGLNLHTYRDRTWQIQACSALSGEGIQDGMDWICKNITAKKK, encoded by the exons ATGGGTGAAGTACAAAAG GGTTTGTTGTCACTGGCAGCAGAATTAAGAAAAGTAGAAGATCTGGAGGAAAATGTAATTAGAATTGTATTACTAGGGTTGGACAATGCTGGTAAGACAACCATCCTGACCCGGCTTGCTCTGGAGGAAGTCAGCAATATAACTCCAACACAG GGTTTCAATATCAAAAGTGTACAATCTCAAGGTTTGAAGTTATCAGTCTGGGACATTGGAGGTCAAAGAACAATTCGTGCCCACTGGAAGAAATACCTTGGAAACACAGACTTACTG ATCTATGTGGTCGACAGCGCAGATCGTAAGCGATTTGAGGAAACAGGACAG GAACTGGCAGAACTGATAGAAGAGGACAGTCTACTTGGTGTCCCTATTCTGGTTTTTGCCAATAAACAAGACTTACTGACTGCTGCTCCTGCCGCGGACATTGCTGCTGGGCTGAACTTGCACACCTACAGAGACCGTACATGGCAAATCCAAGCCTGTTCTGCACTCTCAGGAGAAGGGATCCAG GATGGAATGGACTGGATATGTAAAAAcatcacagcaaaaaaaaaatga